The following proteins come from a genomic window of Nostoc sp. TCL26-01:
- the devC gene encoding ABC transporter permease DevC, translating into MLSKIFRKTPLAWRQLMKEKTRLAVAVAGIAFADMLMFIQMGFEGALFDAAIQPHRNLQADLVLINPQFQTLFSVKSFSRERLYQTLAYDGVESVSPLYISTGQWRNPETRQDRAILVWGVDPAKSAFKFPEVQKNQYQIQQLYQVLFDQAGRPEYGAVGDIFKKTGKFQTELNSIGINVKGVFSNGASFAADGNVITSDSTFLRIFPERKADRIEVGLITLKPGVDAEKVRSQLTANLPNDVIVLTPEGFAQTEKAYWANGTGIGFIFNLGVGVGFIVGIVIVYQILYSDVSEHLPEYATLKAMGYTDSYLLIALLQEALLLAILGYLPAYILSFGLYQVTYAATMLPIVMKLERAISVFILTIIMCSVSGAIAMRKLRSADPADVF; encoded by the coding sequence ATGTTGTCTAAAATATTTCGCAAAACGCCGCTAGCGTGGCGGCAATTAATGAAGGAAAAGACTCGCCTCGCCGTGGCGGTGGCTGGTATTGCCTTCGCAGATATGCTGATGTTTATTCAAATGGGGTTTGAAGGTGCGCTGTTTGATGCCGCAATTCAACCCCATAGGAACTTGCAAGCAGATTTAGTGTTGATTAATCCGCAATTCCAAACGCTGTTTTCAGTGAAAAGCTTTTCTAGAGAAAGACTATATCAGACTTTAGCTTATGACGGTGTGGAATCAGTCAGTCCACTTTACATCAGTACTGGACAATGGCGCAACCCGGAAACTCGACAAGATCGCGCCATTTTAGTTTGGGGTGTAGATCCGGCAAAATCTGCATTCAAATTTCCGGAAGTGCAAAAAAATCAATATCAAATTCAACAGCTATATCAAGTTTTATTTGATCAAGCCGGTCGTCCAGAATACGGTGCTGTTGGGGACATATTTAAAAAAACAGGCAAATTCCAAACAGAACTAAATAGTATCGGCATCAATGTTAAAGGGGTGTTTAGTAATGGAGCCTCTTTTGCTGCTGATGGTAATGTTATTACCAGTGATTCGACTTTTTTAAGAATATTTCCTGAACGCAAAGCAGATCGTATAGAAGTCGGGTTGATTACCCTCAAGCCGGGTGTAGATGCAGAAAAAGTGCGATCGCAACTAACTGCCAACCTACCCAATGATGTCATAGTCTTGACACCAGAAGGGTTTGCTCAGACGGAAAAAGCATATTGGGCAAATGGTACTGGTATTGGGTTTATTTTTAATTTAGGTGTGGGTGTCGGTTTTATTGTCGGCATTGTGATTGTTTATCAGATTCTCTACTCGGATGTTTCTGAGCATTTACCAGAATACGCCACTCTCAAAGCAATGGGTTATACCGATAGCTATCTATTAATAGCCCTACTGCAAGAAGCATTATTACTCGCCATTTTGGGTTATCTCCCAGCTTACATCTTATCTTTTGGGCTATATCAAGTCACCTACGCTGCAACCATGCTACCCATAGTCATGAAGCTAGAACGGGCAATCAGTGTCTTTATTCTCACAATTATCATGTGTAGCGTTTCCGGTGCGATCGCTATGCGAAAACTACGCTCTGCTGATCCTGCTGATGTATTTTAA
- the purF gene encoding amidophosphoribosyltransferase, whose translation MIPIDSVTLDEYPNQTNSSVNSQEDRPDKPEEACGVFGIYAPGENVAKLTYFGLYALQHRGQESAGIATFEGSQVHLHKDMGLVSQVFNESILEELPGDIGVGHTRYSTTGSSRKVNAQPAVLETRLGKLALAHNGNLVNTVQLREELINSNCKLVTTTDSEMIAFAIAEAVNASADWLEGSIQAFHRCQGAFSLVIGTPIGVMGVRDPNGIRPLVIGTLPSNPIRYVLASETCGLDIIGAEYLRDVEPGEVVWITEQGLASYHWSQKPQRKLCIFEMIYFARPDSQMNNESLYSYRMRLGRQLAAESYVDADIVFGVPDSGIPAAIGFSQASGVAYGEGLIKNRYVGRTFIQPTQTMRESGIKMKLNPLKDVLAGKRVIIVDDSIVRGNTSRKLVKALRDAGATEVHMRISSPPVTHPCFYGIDTDSQEQLIAATKSVAEIAKQLELDSLAYLSWEGMLAATGEDKNSFCSACFTGDYPVTIPEQVKRSKLILEKAVV comes from the coding sequence ATGATTCCCATTGATTCCGTCACTTTGGATGAATACCCCAATCAGACTAATAGTTCAGTCAATAGTCAGGAAGATCGTCCAGACAAGCCTGAAGAAGCTTGTGGAGTTTTCGGTATCTACGCCCCAGGAGAAAATGTTGCCAAATTAACCTACTTTGGATTGTACGCCCTGCAACATCGGGGACAAGAATCGGCTGGTATTGCCACTTTTGAAGGTTCACAAGTCCACTTGCACAAAGATATGGGCTTGGTGTCTCAAGTCTTTAATGAGTCTATTTTAGAAGAATTACCTGGTGACATTGGCGTTGGTCACACTCGTTATTCTACTACTGGTTCTAGCCGCAAGGTGAATGCTCAACCAGCTGTACTGGAAACTCGTCTAGGTAAGTTAGCTTTAGCACATAATGGAAATTTAGTCAATACAGTGCAATTGCGGGAAGAATTAATTAACAGCAATTGTAAACTAGTGACGACTACAGATTCAGAAATGATTGCATTTGCGATCGCTGAAGCAGTTAACGCTAGTGCAGATTGGCTAGAAGGCTCCATACAAGCATTTCATCGCTGTCAAGGAGCATTTAGTTTAGTTATTGGTACTCCTATCGGTGTGATGGGTGTACGCGATCCTAACGGTATTCGTCCCTTGGTAATTGGGACTTTACCTAGTAACCCAATCCGTTATGTTTTAGCTTCGGAAACTTGCGGCTTAGATATTATCGGTGCGGAATATCTCAGGGATGTAGAACCAGGGGAAGTAGTTTGGATTACTGAACAAGGTTTAGCTTCTTATCATTGGAGTCAAAAACCCCAGCGCAAGCTATGTATATTTGAAATGATTTACTTTGCTCGTCCCGATAGCCAAATGAACAACGAAAGTTTATACAGCTACCGGATGCGTTTAGGACGACAACTAGCAGCAGAATCCTATGTAGATGCTGATATTGTATTTGGTGTTCCTGATTCTGGGATTCCCGCCGCCATTGGATTTTCTCAAGCCTCTGGTGTTGCTTACGGTGAAGGGTTGATCAAAAATCGCTACGTCGGACGCACCTTTATTCAGCCAACCCAAACCATGCGAGAGTCGGGAATCAAGATGAAACTCAACCCCCTCAAAGATGTACTAGCGGGTAAAAGAGTAATTATCGTCGATGACTCGATTGTGCGGGGTAATACTAGCCGCAAACTAGTCAAAGCCTTGCGTGATGCGGGTGCAACAGAAGTTCACATGAGAATCTCTTCCCCACCAGTGACTCATCCTTGCTTCTATGGTATCGATACTGATAGTCAAGAGCAACTGATTGCTGCAACTAAATCAGTCGCAGAAATTGCCAAGCAGCTAGAGTTAGACAGCCTCGCTTATCTGAGTTGGGAAGGAATGCTAGCAGCAACGGGAGAAGATAAAAATAGTTTCTGTTCGGCCTGCTTTACAGGTGATTACCCCGTGACGATTCCTGAACAAGTTAAGCGTTCTAAGTTGATTTTAGAGAAGGCGGTGGTTTAG
- the purL gene encoding phosphoribosylformylglycinamidine synthase subunit PurL yields the protein MTATSPFSPQEIAAEGIKPEEYAEIVRRLGRHPNKAELGMFGVMWSEHCCYKNSRPLLKQFPTTGDRILVGPGENAGVVDLGEGLQLAFKIESHNHPSAVEPFQGAATGVGGILRDIFTMGARPIALLNSLRFGSLEDPKTQRLFTGVVAGISHYGNCVGVPTVGGEVYFDPAYSGNPLVNVMALGLMETPEIVKSGAAGVGNPVLYVGSTTGRDGMGGASFASAELSDESLDDRPAVQVGDPFLEKSLIEACLEAFKTGAVVAAQDMGAAGITCSTSEMAAKGGVGIELDLDQIPVRELGMIPYEYLLSESQERMLFVAHKGREQELIDIFHRWGLQAVVAGTVIAEPIVRIFFEGKVAAEIPADALAENTPLYHRELLAEPPEYARQAWQWSADALPSCTIGGIDVQGSQQSWHEILLTLLNTPTIASKNWVYRQYDHQVQNNTVLLPGGADAAVVRLRPLEGQGKITHAQSAVAATVDCNPRYVYLDPYEGAKAVVAEAARNLSCVGAEPLAVTDNLNFGSPEKPIGYWQLAEACRGLATGCQELATPVTGGNVSLYNETLDSQGNPQPIYPTPVVGMVGLIPDLSKICGQGWQAPGDVIYLLGASTTTLGASEYLATIHNIVAGKPPQVDFALERRVQKVCREGIRAGWVHSAHDCAEGGLVIALAECCIAGKLGAQIHLEVSPTQLQRLDEVLFGEGGARILVSVASTQQATWESYLHEQLDEDWQKLGVVGNTDTDLGVLTTDNQTLIQASIEEINDLYQNAIASRLGGSRLGSAE from the coding sequence ATGACTGCCACATCTCCCTTTTCTCCCCAAGAAATCGCTGCTGAAGGTATCAAACCAGAAGAATATGCAGAAATTGTGCGTCGGTTAGGACGACACCCCAACAAAGCCGAACTAGGAATGTTTGGGGTGATGTGGTCAGAACATTGCTGCTATAAAAATTCTCGACCCTTACTTAAACAGTTTCCCACGACAGGCGATCGCATTCTCGTCGGGCCAGGAGAAAATGCTGGGGTTGTAGACTTGGGTGAGGGATTGCAACTAGCATTTAAAATCGAATCTCACAATCATCCCTCCGCCGTTGAACCATTTCAAGGAGCAGCCACGGGAGTTGGTGGTATCCTCAGAGATATTTTTACAATGGGGGCGCGTCCCATTGCTTTGTTAAATTCTCTGCGCTTTGGTTCTCTGGAAGATCCTAAAACTCAACGCTTGTTTACTGGGGTAGTCGCGGGAATTAGCCACTATGGTAATTGCGTTGGTGTTCCCACTGTTGGCGGTGAAGTGTATTTTGACCCGGCTTACTCTGGTAATCCCTTGGTAAATGTGATGGCGCTGGGATTGATGGAGACACCAGAAATTGTCAAATCTGGGGCTGCTGGTGTGGGTAATCCTGTGTTGTATGTGGGTTCCACTACTGGGCGCGATGGTATGGGCGGCGCTAGTTTTGCTAGTGCAGAATTAAGCGATGAATCTCTAGATGATCGACCGGCGGTGCAAGTGGGTGATCCTTTTTTAGAAAAGTCGTTAATTGAAGCTTGTTTAGAAGCGTTTAAAACAGGTGCGGTTGTGGCAGCTCAAGATATGGGTGCAGCTGGGATCACTTGTTCGACTTCGGAGATGGCGGCTAAAGGTGGTGTAGGCATTGAACTAGATTTAGATCAGATTCCAGTGCGGGAATTGGGGATGATTCCCTACGAATATTTGTTGTCGGAATCGCAAGAAAGAATGTTATTTGTGGCTCATAAGGGGCGTGAGCAAGAATTAATCGATATTTTCCACCGTTGGGGACTACAGGCTGTTGTGGCTGGGACTGTGATTGCCGAACCAATTGTGAGAATCTTTTTTGAAGGTAAGGTAGCAGCAGAGATTCCGGCTGATGCGTTGGCTGAGAACACACCACTGTATCATCGAGAGTTGTTGGCAGAACCTCCAGAATATGCCCGTCAAGCTTGGCAATGGTCGGCTGATGCTTTACCCAGTTGTACAATTGGGGGGATAGATGTTCAAGGTAGTCAGCAAAGTTGGCATGAGATTTTGTTAACTTTGCTCAATACACCAACGATCGCCTCGAAAAATTGGGTATACCGTCAGTATGATCATCAAGTGCAGAATAATACTGTTCTCTTACCCGGCGGTGCAGATGCGGCGGTAGTTAGGTTACGTCCACTAGAAGGGCAGGGAAAAATTACTCATGCTCAAAGTGCTGTCGCCGCTACAGTAGATTGCAATCCTCGTTATGTTTACCTTGATCCTTATGAGGGAGCGAAGGCTGTGGTAGCAGAAGCAGCACGCAATCTCAGTTGTGTGGGTGCAGAACCTCTGGCGGTAACAGATAACCTGAATTTTGGTAGTCCCGAAAAACCCATTGGTTATTGGCAATTGGCAGAAGCTTGTCGAGGTTTGGCGACAGGTTGTCAAGAATTAGCAACCCCGGTAACTGGTGGTAATGTCTCTTTATATAATGAAACTCTTGATTCCCAAGGCAACCCCCAGCCCATTTACCCGACTCCAGTTGTGGGGATGGTAGGGTTAATTCCTGATTTAAGCAAAATTTGTGGTCAAGGTTGGCAAGCCCCAGGAGATGTAATTTACCTGCTGGGCGCATCTACAACCACTTTGGGCGCATCTGAATATTTAGCTACCATTCACAATATTGTGGCTGGTAAACCCCCACAGGTAGATTTTGCCTTAGAACGTCGTGTCCAAAAAGTTTGTCGTGAAGGGATTCGTGCTGGTTGGGTGCATTCAGCCCATGATTGTGCTGAGGGTGGTTTAGTTATTGCCTTAGCCGAATGTTGTATTGCTGGCAAATTAGGCGCGCAAATTCATCTAGAAGTTTCGCCAACTCAGTTACAGCGCTTGGATGAAGTACTGTTTGGTGAGGGTGGAGCCAGGATTTTAGTGTCCGTCGCCTCAACCCAACAAGCAACCTGGGAATCATATTTACATGAACAGTTGGATGAAGATTGGCAAAAATTAGGCGTAGTTGGAAATACCGATACAGATTTGGGGGTTTTAACCACTGATAACCAAACTTTAATTCAAGCTAGTATCGAAGAGATCAATGATCTCTATCAAAATGCGATCGCTAGCAGATTAGGAGGCTCAAGGCTAGGGAGTGCTGAGTGA
- a CDS encoding Uma2 family endonuclease, which produces MNQPTTEKLRWNTADLELFPDDGKRYEIIDGELFVTRAPHWKHQRVCVRISNTLDNWSQMTGLGETVTAPGIVFGDNDNVIPDVAWASNERISQSLDEAGHLTAAPELVVEVLSFGHENEKRDRELKLKLYSSQGVREYWIVNWRQQQVEVYRRERGILRLVVTLFNGDQLNSPLLPDFNCAIASLFI; this is translated from the coding sequence ATGAACCAGCCGACGACGGAAAAATTACGCTGGAATACTGCCGACTTAGAGTTGTTTCCCGATGACGGGAAGCGCTATGAAATTATTGATGGGGAATTGTTTGTGACGAGAGCGCCTCATTGGAAACACCAAAGAGTTTGTGTCAGAATTAGTAACACTTTGGATAATTGGTCACAGATGACTGGTTTGGGGGAAACTGTAACTGCTCCAGGTATAGTTTTTGGTGATAATGATAATGTAATTCCCGATGTTGCTTGGGCTAGTAATGAGAGAATATCTCAGTCATTAGATGAGGCTGGTCATTTGACTGCTGCGCCAGAACTAGTGGTAGAGGTGTTATCTTTTGGTCATGAAAATGAGAAGCGAGATAGAGAATTGAAACTTAAGCTCTACTCATCGCAGGGAGTGAGAGAATATTGGATTGTAAATTGGCGACAGCAGCAGGTGGAAGTATATCGGCGTGAACGAGGAATTTTAAGGTTAGTTGTCACGCTGTTTAATGGTGATCAATTGAACTCACCTTTATTACCTGATTTTAATTGTGCAATCGCTTCCTTATTCATCTGA
- a CDS encoding allophycocyanin subunit alpha-B, with amino-acid sequence MTVISQVILKADDELRYPSSGELKSIREFLQTGEQRTRIAATLAENEKKIVQEATKQLWQKRPDFIAPGGNAYGERQRALCVRDYGWYLRLITYGVLAGDVEPIEKIGIIGVREMYNSLGVPVPGMVEAINALKKASLDLLSTEDATEAAPYFDYIVQAMS; translated from the coding sequence ATGACTGTAATTAGCCAAGTTATTCTCAAAGCTGACGACGAACTGCGTTATCCCAGCAGTGGCGAACTCAAGAGCATCAGAGAATTTTTACAAACCGGTGAACAAAGAACACGGATTGCTGCTACCTTAGCAGAAAACGAAAAGAAAATAGTCCAGGAAGCAACCAAGCAACTTTGGCAAAAGCGCCCTGATTTTATTGCCCCTGGTGGTAATGCCTATGGTGAACGTCAACGTGCTTTGTGCGTCCGTGACTATGGCTGGTACTTACGCCTGATTACCTATGGTGTACTAGCTGGTGACGTAGAACCAATTGAAAAAATTGGCATCATCGGTGTGAGGGAAATGTACAATTCTTTGGGTGTTCCTGTTCCTGGAATGGTAGAAGCTATCAACGCTCTCAAAAAAGCCTCTCTTGACTTACTAAGTACAGAAGACGCAACCGAAGCAGCACCTTACTTTGATTACATTGTGCAAGCGATGTCCTAG
- a CDS encoding DevA family ABC transporter ATP-binding protein: MLQEFTPLTSDSISTLEPVISVSNLNHYFGVGGLRKQVLFDINLNIHAGEIVIMTGPSGSGKTTLLTLMGGLRSAQEGSLKILGQEICGAKKQQLTKLRRQIGYIFQAHNLMTFLTARENVRMSLELHDKFLNQDVNAKAIAMLETVGLEDRVNYYPENLSGGQKQRVAIARALVSHPKIVLADEPTAALDKKSGRDVVELMQNLAKEQGCTILLVTHDNRILDIADRIIYMEDGQLKSDDTDIAAKMQ, encoded by the coding sequence ATGCTACAAGAATTTACACCATTAACTAGCGATTCTATATCAACTCTAGAACCTGTGATTTCTGTCAGCAACCTTAATCATTATTTTGGTGTTGGTGGGCTGCGTAAACAGGTGTTATTTGATATTAATTTAAATATTCATGCTGGTGAAATTGTGATTATGACTGGCCCTTCTGGTTCAGGAAAAACTACTTTATTAACCCTGATGGGTGGCTTGCGTTCTGCACAGGAAGGTAGTTTGAAAATTTTAGGGCAAGAAATTTGTGGAGCTAAAAAGCAGCAGTTAACTAAATTGCGTCGCCAAATTGGTTATATATTTCAGGCGCATAACTTGATGACTTTTTTAACAGCTAGAGAAAATGTGCGAATGTCGCTAGAGTTGCATGACAAGTTTTTAAATCAAGATGTCAACGCCAAAGCGATCGCTATGTTAGAAACTGTTGGTTTAGAGGATAGGGTAAATTATTATCCCGAAAATCTGTCGGGAGGACAAAAACAACGAGTGGCGATCGCTCGCGCCCTGGTAAGTCATCCTAAAATAGTTTTAGCCGATGAACCAACAGCCGCCCTCGACAAAAAATCAGGCCGCGATGTTGTGGAACTGATGCAGAATTTAGCTAAAGAACAAGGCTGTACAATTTTGCTAGTCACTCACGACAACCGGATTCTGGATATTGCCGATCGCATTATTTACATGGAAGATGGGCAGTTAAAGAGTGATGATACGGATATAGCAGCTAAGATGCAATAG
- a CDS encoding MlaD family protein, giving the protein MREFITNRFASRRTLREGSVGLLVLLGIGAFGVILLWLNRYTAAGNSYKAIVEFANAGGMQRGATVRYRGVKVGSISRIQPKANAIEVEIEIVQPNLIIPRDVVVEANQTGLISESIIEITPKSTLPTGITIAQPLDKNCDSSLIVCNNSRLKGQIGISVDELIRSSTELATVYNNPEFYQRVNKLLETSSEAATGVAALTKDIRTLSKSFQGQIGTFSATANSVQRATNELTASTTKTVNQLGVTAVQFGSTATQANKLLSDLDSLVTTNRSTLVGALNNITEISSQLRVTVSSLSPSLNRLTQGELIKNLESLSANAAQASANLRDATKTLNDPKNALLLQQTLDSARVTFENTQKITSDLDELTGDPTFRQNLRQLVNGLSSLVSSTDQMEQQVKVAATLESMKAAANKPNLTIPSLAANPSPTPAIIADNKPQPNIPSAQEKLLQQLREYEKKEVRE; this is encoded by the coding sequence ATGCGAGAGTTTATCACTAATCGTTTTGCATCTCGACGAACATTAAGAGAAGGATCAGTAGGATTGTTGGTGCTGTTGGGAATAGGGGCATTTGGAGTCATCCTATTGTGGTTAAATAGATATACGGCTGCGGGTAATTCTTATAAAGCGATCGTAGAATTTGCTAATGCAGGTGGTATGCAAAGAGGCGCTACAGTCCGCTATCGTGGTGTGAAAGTAGGTAGCATTTCTCGGATTCAACCAAAGGCAAATGCTATTGAAGTAGAAATCGAAATAGTTCAACCAAACCTGATCATCCCTCGTGATGTAGTGGTAGAAGCTAATCAAACAGGATTAATTAGCGAAAGTATTATAGAGATCACCCCAAAATCAACACTACCCACCGGAATAACTATCGCCCAACCTTTAGATAAAAATTGTGACTCCAGCCTAATTGTTTGTAATAATTCGCGGTTAAAAGGGCAAATAGGTATCAGCGTTGATGAACTGATTCGCAGCAGTACAGAGTTAGCGACTGTGTACAATAACCCTGAATTTTATCAAAGAGTCAATAAACTGCTAGAAACTTCTTCAGAAGCTGCCACTGGTGTTGCTGCACTCACTAAAGATATTCGCACTTTAAGCAAAAGCTTTCAAGGACAGATAGGGACATTTTCTGCCACTGCTAATTCTGTGCAACGGGCAACGAATGAACTCACCGCTTCCACCACGAAAACAGTCAATCAGTTGGGTGTCACTGCCGTTCAATTTGGGAGTACAGCAACTCAAGCAAATAAGCTGTTGAGTGATTTAGATAGTTTAGTGACAACAAATCGTTCAACGTTGGTAGGCGCTTTAAACAATATCACAGAAATTAGCAGTCAACTGCGTGTAACTGTGAGTAGCCTATCACCTAGTTTGAATCGATTAACTCAAGGAGAATTAATTAAAAATTTAGAAAGTCTCTCAGCCAATGCAGCTCAAGCCTCAGCCAATTTGCGAGACGCAACTAAAACTCTCAATGATCCGAAAAACGCTCTGCTGCTGCAACAAACCCTAGATTCAGCCAGAGTAACTTTTGAAAATACCCAAAAAATTACATCTGATTTAGATGAGTTGACTGGTGATCCTACTTTCCGGCAAAATCTCCGACAACTAGTCAATGGCTTGAGTAGCTTAGTATCCTCCACAGATCAAATGGAGCAACAAGTGAAGGTAGCAGCAACTCTAGAGTCAATGAAAGCCGCCGCCAATAAACCCAACCTCACAATACCCTCTCTCGCCGCTAACCCCTCACCCACACCAGCCATCATCGCTGATAACAAACCTCAACCCAACATCCCATCAGCTCAGGAAAAATTATTACAACAGCTACGAGAGTATGAAAAGAAGGAAGTGAGGGAGTGA